In the Corynebacterium gerontici genome, one interval contains:
- the glgC gene encoding glucose-1-phosphate adenylyltransferase — protein MKTQPNVLAIVLAGGEGKRLFPLTEDRAKPAVPFGGVYRLIDFVLSNMVNAGYMKICVLTQYKSHSLDRHISQSWQFNGPTSQYIASVPAQQRLGKRWYQGSADAILQSLNLIYDEKPDYVIVFGADHVYRMDPKQMVDDHIASGKSVTVAGIRVPRSEASAFGCIQADENGNITEFLEKPSDPPGTPDDPEMTYASMGNYVFTADALVSALKEDENNPDSTHDMGGDIIPYFVSKGEANVYDFNKNVVPGSTDRDRAYWRDVGTIDAFYEAHMDLISVHPIFNLYNQQWPIRSTDTGELPPAKFIQGGIAQSSMVGQGSIISAATVRNSVLSTDVVVEEGATVEGSVLMPGVRIGKGAVVRHAILDKNVVISDGTLIGVEPERDAQRFAVSPGGVVVVGKNEVV, from the coding sequence GTGAAGACCCAACCAAATGTTCTTGCAATCGTGCTTGCCGGCGGCGAAGGCAAGCGCCTCTTCCCATTGACCGAAGACCGCGCGAAGCCTGCCGTGCCCTTCGGCGGCGTGTACCGCCTCATCGACTTCGTGTTGTCGAACATGGTCAATGCCGGATACATGAAGATCTGTGTGCTGACCCAGTACAAGTCGCACTCTCTGGATCGCCATATCTCGCAATCCTGGCAGTTTAACGGCCCTACCAGCCAATACATTGCTTCCGTACCGGCGCAGCAGCGCCTGGGCAAGCGTTGGTATCAGGGTTCCGCTGACGCTATTTTGCAGTCCCTGAACCTCATCTATGACGAAAAGCCCGACTACGTCATCGTCTTCGGCGCCGATCACGTCTACCGCATGGACCCCAAGCAGATGGTGGACGATCATATTGCCTCAGGGAAGTCGGTCACTGTGGCAGGTATCCGAGTCCCACGCTCTGAGGCCTCTGCGTTCGGCTGCATCCAGGCGGATGAAAACGGCAACATCACTGAGTTCTTGGAAAAGCCCTCTGATCCCCCCGGTACACCGGACGATCCGGAGATGACCTACGCCTCCATGGGCAACTATGTGTTCACTGCGGACGCGTTGGTGAGCGCGCTGAAGGAAGACGAAAATAATCCGGATTCCACCCACGACATGGGCGGAGACATCATTCCGTATTTCGTCTCCAAGGGCGAGGCGAACGTGTACGACTTCAATAAGAATGTCGTCCCCGGATCCACCGATCGCGACCGCGCCTACTGGCGTGACGTGGGCACCATCGACGCCTTCTATGAGGCACATATGGATCTAATCTCGGTGCACCCAATCTTCAACCTCTACAACCAGCAGTGGCCGATCCGTTCCACCGATACCGGCGAGCTGCCACCGGCAAAGTTCATCCAAGGCGGCATTGCACAAAGCTCGATGGTGGGCCAAGGTTCCATCATTTCTGCCGCCACGGTGCGCAACTCGGTGCTTTCCACTGACGTTGTGGTTGAAGAAGGCGCAACGGTTGAAGGCTCCGTGCTGATGCCCGGCGTTCGCATCGGGAAGGGCGCTGTGGTTCGCCACGCGATCTTGGACAAGAACGTGGTGATCTCCGACGGCACCCTCATCGGCGTGGAGCCCGAGCGTGACGCACAGCGCTTCGCGGTCAGCCCCGGCGGTGTGGTCGTTGTCGGAAAGAACGAAGTGGTATAA
- a CDS encoding O-methyltransferase, with the protein MLREYIESVSGQDQALHLAGNEAQEVGLAVPDTITGGVLATLACTTQAQAMVAITPAADVVGLHLLKGAGEQAVLTCIDPEPEHQQRARSTFRAAGFPAHRVRYLPSRPLEVLGRLAKNTYQVIYAEVSPIDLKALIDTALPLLSEGGCLVLADALLDGTLNDETRTDRETASAREAEAYISELEGVVLARLPLGAGMVILSKHSGS; encoded by the coding sequence ATGCTTCGTGAGTACATTGAATCCGTCAGCGGACAGGACCAGGCCCTCCATCTCGCCGGCAACGAGGCCCAAGAAGTTGGACTCGCGGTGCCCGACACCATAACCGGCGGAGTGCTCGCCACACTAGCGTGCACTACCCAAGCCCAGGCCATGGTGGCCATCACCCCAGCGGCCGACGTGGTGGGGCTCCATTTACTGAAAGGCGCCGGCGAGCAGGCTGTACTTACGTGTATCGACCCCGAACCTGAACACCAACAACGGGCACGAAGCACCTTCCGAGCGGCAGGGTTTCCTGCACATCGCGTTCGATACCTGCCTTCGCGCCCGCTAGAAGTGCTGGGCCGCTTAGCAAAGAACACCTACCAGGTGATTTATGCCGAGGTCTCCCCCATCGACCTCAAAGCGCTCATTGACACTGCGCTGCCCCTGCTTTCCGAGGGCGGATGCTTGGTGCTTGCCGATGCACTACTGGATGGAACGCTGAACGACGAAACTCGCACGGACCGAGAAACAGCCTCTGCGAGAGAAGCCGAGGCCTATATCAGCGAACTCGAAGGCGTCGTCCTCGCTCGTCTGCCTTTGGGCGCTGGCATGGTGATCCTGAGCAAGCACTCAGGCTCTTAA
- the sigE gene encoding RNA polymerase sigma factor SigE has protein sequence MRAHRNHTEPISEDRELSGTAAFDAGEAEMPSWSELVAEHADDVYRLAFRLSGNQQDAEDLTQETFMRVFRSLKNYQPGTFEGWLHRITTNLFLDMVRHRAKIRMEALPEDYERVPGTEMTPEQAFAVSNLDPVLQGALDELSPDFRVAVVLCDVVGLSYEEIAATLGVKMGTVRSRIHRGRSQLRAHLEQAAQQSEDAQLLIPAL, from the coding sequence ATGCGAGCACACCGGAACCACACCGAGCCCATTTCCGAGGATCGAGAGCTTTCTGGCACCGCCGCGTTTGATGCTGGCGAGGCTGAGATGCCTTCGTGGTCGGAGCTGGTGGCAGAACATGCAGACGACGTATATCGTCTCGCATTTCGCCTCTCGGGTAATCAACAAGATGCGGAGGATCTCACCCAAGAGACCTTCATGCGTGTGTTTCGTTCACTCAAGAACTACCAACCGGGCACTTTTGAGGGGTGGTTGCATCGCATCACCACGAACCTGTTCTTGGATATGGTTCGTCACCGCGCGAAAATCCGCATGGAAGCGCTGCCTGAGGATTATGAGCGCGTCCCCGGCACCGAGATGACTCCAGAGCAAGCTTTCGCGGTGAGCAATTTGGATCCGGTTCTCCAGGGTGCTTTGGATGAGCTCAGCCCCGATTTCCGTGTCGCTGTTGTGCTTTGCGACGTCGTGGGGCTCAGCTATGAGGAAATCGCGGCGACTCTCGGGGTGAAGATGGGCACGGTGCGTTCGCGAATCCACCGTGGTCGATCACAGTTGAGGGCACACCTTGAACAGGCCGCACAGCAAAGCGAGGATGCTCAACTGCTGATTCCTGCACTATAG
- a CDS encoding anti-sigma factor family protein, which yields MHDAGTPKRKRRFSSIDHPNPEAVAAFVDDELSSTAKHRVHIHLVHCEECRDEVNRQRLASARLRACEDVSAPEPLLHRLQSIAKSCPDGPGVEDTVMERFSLRSSIEQASRRFRHLREEG from the coding sequence ATGCATGACGCGGGTACACCTAAACGCAAGAGGCGTTTTTCCTCCATCGATCACCCAAATCCCGAGGCAGTAGCCGCTTTCGTCGATGATGAACTTAGCTCCACTGCCAAGCATCGCGTGCATATTCATCTCGTGCATTGTGAGGAATGCCGGGATGAGGTGAATCGTCAGCGCCTCGCTTCCGCCCGTTTGCGTGCTTGCGAGGACGTTTCCGCACCCGAGCCTTTGCTCCATCGTCTGCAGTCCATTGCCAAAAGCTGCCCGGATGGGCCGGGAGTGGAAGATACCGTGATGGAGCGTTTTTCTCTTCGTTCATCCATTGAGCAAGCCAGCAGGCGTTTTCGTCATTTGCGTGAAGAGGGCTAG
- the tatB gene encoding twin-arginine translocase subunit TatB — MFSSIGWTEIFFLLVLGLIIIGPERLPGVIEDFKAAIYAARKAINNAKAELNGEFGEEFKEFKQPIGEIAKLRTMGPKGAIAKVLFDEDESFMDSFDPKKIMSEPTVGEAYREQRPEQTQPQQQQTPQPQTPAPQKATFSWDDIT, encoded by the coding sequence GTGTTTTCTAGCATTGGCTGGACCGAGATTTTCTTCCTGCTTGTTCTCGGCCTGATAATCATTGGCCCCGAGCGTCTCCCTGGCGTGATCGAGGACTTCAAGGCGGCTATCTATGCCGCTCGGAAGGCGATCAATAACGCTAAGGCAGAGCTCAACGGGGAGTTCGGTGAGGAATTCAAAGAGTTCAAGCAACCGATCGGCGAGATTGCCAAACTGCGCACGATGGGACCAAAGGGCGCGATTGCTAAGGTGCTTTTCGACGAAGACGAGTCTTTCATGGACTCCTTTGACCCCAAGAAGATTATGTCCGAACCCACCGTCGGTGAGGCCTACCGGGAACAACGGCCTGAGCAGACACAGCCGCAGCAACAGCAAACGCCCCAGCCGCAAACGCCGGCCCCACAGAAGGCAACGTTTAGCTGGGACGATATTACCTAG
- a CDS encoding Mrp/NBP35 family ATP-binding protein produces the protein MSTVNEADIRAALARVEDPEIGKPLTELGMVKSIDIQGNDVHAVIYLTIAGCPMKSTLVNDSREAISAVDGVEHVEVTTDVMSDEQRKQLRQQLRGGAEEPVIPFAQPDSTTRVFAVASGKGGVGKSSMTVNLAAALAKQGLSVGVLDADIYGHSVPGMLGSEDRPHAVDDMIMPPQAHGIKLISIAHFVEGNAPVVWRGPMLHRAIQQFLGDVFWGDLDILLLDLPPGTGDIAISVAQLVPNAELLVVTTPQAAAAEVAERAGSISMQTNQKVAGVIENMSAMVMPDGSLMEVFGSGGGELLSERLQRLTGATIPLLGSVPLDPALREGGDAGTPIVVSHPESPTAQAITKIAEQLALRKNSLAGKPLNLGVTRKN, from the coding sequence ATGAGCACTGTGAACGAAGCCGATATCCGCGCCGCCCTCGCGCGCGTCGAGGATCCAGAGATTGGCAAACCACTCACCGAACTCGGCATGGTGAAGTCCATCGATATTCAGGGCAACGACGTGCACGCGGTGATTTATTTGACCATCGCGGGCTGCCCCATGAAATCTACCCTCGTGAATGATTCCCGCGAGGCTATCAGTGCCGTAGACGGCGTGGAGCACGTAGAGGTGACCACCGACGTGATGAGCGACGAGCAACGCAAGCAGCTTCGCCAACAACTTCGCGGGGGCGCCGAGGAGCCAGTGATTCCCTTTGCTCAACCTGACTCCACCACCCGCGTTTTTGCCGTGGCCTCCGGCAAAGGCGGCGTAGGCAAATCCTCTATGACCGTGAACCTGGCGGCGGCGTTGGCTAAGCAGGGTCTATCGGTGGGTGTCTTGGACGCCGATATTTATGGGCATTCCGTACCCGGCATGCTCGGCTCCGAGGATCGCCCCCACGCCGTGGACGACATGATCATGCCGCCACAGGCGCACGGTATTAAGCTCATCTCCATCGCACACTTCGTCGAAGGCAATGCGCCGGTGGTTTGGCGAGGCCCGATGCTGCACCGCGCGATCCAGCAGTTCTTAGGTGACGTATTCTGGGGCGATCTCGATATTTTGCTGCTCGACCTCCCACCCGGAACCGGCGACATTGCCATATCAGTGGCACAGCTTGTGCCCAATGCCGAATTGTTAGTCGTTACTACCCCCCAAGCGGCGGCCGCCGAAGTTGCCGAGCGCGCTGGGTCCATCAGCATGCAAACCAACCAAAAAGTCGCCGGCGTGATCGAAAACATGTCCGCCATGGTGATGCCCGATGGCTCCCTGATGGAGGTCTTTGGCTCCGGCGGTGGCGAGCTTCTGAGCGAACGACTCCAAAGGCTCACCGGCGCTACTATCCCGCTGCTAGGCAGCGTGCCCTTGGATCCTGCGCTGCGTGAAGGCGGCGACGCAGGTACCCCCATTGTGGTCTCGCATCCAGAAAGCCCCACAGCTCAGGCGATCACCAAGATCGCCGAGCAGTTGGCGCTAAGGAAAAACTCCCTGGCCGGCAAGCCGCTCAACCTGGGAGTTACACGTAAGAACTAG
- a CDS encoding DUF1003 domain-containing protein, with amino-acid sequence MADYNRSELDTPYLKQRRNPFKLDDDAVGAYAEKVARFFGTGSYLMWQTLFVLVWIVLNLGVFAFQWDPYPFILLNLAFSTQAAYAAPLILLAQNRQEDRDRISLNEDRRRAFETKADTEFTTRELAGLRLAIGELVTRDYLRHELEDIENLLERLEAKLDDEAAARIALMHSINETGHDDLNDPIQGDLADDQKAD; translated from the coding sequence ATGGCCGACTACAATCGCTCGGAACTCGACACTCCCTACCTGAAGCAGCGTCGAAATCCCTTCAAGCTTGACGACGACGCCGTCGGCGCCTATGCGGAAAAGGTCGCCCGTTTCTTCGGTACCGGCAGCTATTTGATGTGGCAGACGCTATTTGTGCTCGTGTGGATCGTGCTGAACCTCGGGGTCTTCGCCTTTCAGTGGGATCCTTATCCATTCATCCTGCTCAATTTGGCGTTTTCGACGCAGGCCGCGTACGCGGCTCCCCTCATCCTGCTCGCACAGAACCGCCAGGAGGACCGCGACCGCATCTCGCTGAACGAGGATCGTCGCCGCGCCTTTGAAACGAAGGCTGACACCGAGTTCACCACGCGCGAGCTCGCGGGTCTTCGCCTTGCCATCGGTGAGCTCGTGACCCGCGATTACCTGCGCCACGAGCTAGAAGATATTGAGAACCTGCTCGAGCGCCTTGAGGCCAAGCTTGACGACGAAGCCGCGGCCCGCATCGCCCTCATGCACAGCATTAACGAGACTGGCCACGACGATCTGAACGATCCGATTCAAGGTGACCTCGCTGATGATCAAAAAGCTGACTAA
- a CDS encoding magnesium transporter MgtE N-terminal domain-containing protein, with translation MSEVTRVYAGRLAGMVVRGPDTDVIGRVRDVIVNIRPIPQPSRVMGVVVEMVNKRRIFLPMLRIAAIEPQEITLVSGSVSLRAFKARTGEMSVFGDIFGSKVHVDDPELEQLHGKAVEVADVELERNRSRDWVIARIAGITNRPKFGRRPELHTIPWNYVHGIAPFANADEHAAAELIADFKEMRPADVATAIYDLPERQRLSVAGELDDELLADVLQELSEERQAELLETLDIERAADVLEEMDPDDAADLLGELPDDKADVLLELMDPEESAPVRRLMSFSPDTVGALMTPEPLILPPQTTVAEALAHARNPDLPSSLASMVFVVRPPTATPTGRYLGCVHLQKLLREPPSELISGILDPDLPPLYADDSQETAARYFATYNLVCGPVIDQDQHLLGAVAVDDLIDHLLPDNWRDAGIRPETSTKEG, from the coding sequence ATGAGTGAAGTGACGCGCGTATATGCCGGACGCCTTGCCGGAATGGTGGTTCGCGGGCCAGACACGGACGTCATTGGACGTGTGCGCGATGTGATCGTGAATATCCGCCCAATTCCTCAACCCTCCCGAGTGATGGGCGTGGTGGTGGAGATGGTGAATAAGCGGCGCATCTTTCTACCTATGTTGCGTATCGCCGCGATCGAGCCACAGGAAATCACTTTGGTCTCTGGTTCGGTGTCGCTGCGGGCGTTCAAGGCGAGAACTGGTGAAATGTCAGTGTTCGGCGATATTTTCGGCTCCAAGGTGCATGTCGACGACCCAGAGCTCGAACAACTCCACGGCAAAGCCGTTGAGGTCGCAGACGTTGAACTGGAACGCAATCGATCGCGCGATTGGGTGATCGCCCGCATTGCCGGCATCACCAATCGGCCGAAATTTGGTCGCCGCCCAGAGCTGCACACCATTCCTTGGAACTACGTGCACGGCATCGCCCCATTCGCCAATGCAGATGAACACGCCGCTGCCGAACTCATCGCAGACTTCAAGGAGATGCGCCCCGCCGACGTCGCGACCGCCATCTACGACCTACCTGAGCGACAGCGCCTCAGCGTCGCAGGCGAGCTCGACGATGAACTTCTCGCCGACGTGCTCCAGGAACTCTCCGAAGAACGCCAGGCCGAGTTGCTGGAAACCTTGGACATCGAGCGCGCCGCAGACGTGCTGGAAGAGATGGACCCGGACGACGCCGCCGACCTCTTGGGAGAGCTTCCCGATGATAAAGCCGACGTACTGCTGGAATTGATGGATCCAGAAGAATCAGCGCCAGTGCGTCGATTGATGAGCTTCAGCCCTGACACCGTGGGCGCACTGATGACCCCGGAACCGCTGATTCTGCCCCCGCAGACCACCGTCGCCGAGGCTCTCGCGCATGCTCGAAACCCCGATCTGCCGTCTTCCCTTGCCAGCATGGTCTTCGTAGTCCGTCCGCCCACGGCGACGCCAACTGGCAGATACTTGGGCTGTGTGCACCTCCAAAAGCTGCTTCGCGAACCCCCGAGCGAATTGATCTCCGGCATCCTCGATCCGGATCTGCCTCCGCTGTACGCTGATGATTCGCAAGAGACAGCGGCGCGCTACTTCGCCACCTATAACCTTGTGTGCGGACCCGTAATTGACCAAGACCAGCACCTTTTGGGTGCGGTTGCCGTGGATGACCTGATTGACCACCTCTTGCCAGACAATTGGCGCGACGCCGGCATCCGCCCGGAAACCAGTACGAAGGAGGGCTAG
- a CDS encoding general stress protein, translated as MTTPQSRPRMQTGMQRPEGWPVGSFDSYAQAQEAVDMLSDRSFAVEELTIVGVDLMQVEKVIGRLTWGRVLASGAASGAWLGLFFGMMLGLFGTDWLSAVTTGIFMGVIFGLVFAAVPYAASRGKRDFASSTQIVAGRYDVLCSPNKAHEARDIIAAYLTQKH; from the coding sequence ATGACCACGCCTCAGTCTCGTCCCCGCATGCAAACAGGAATGCAACGTCCGGAAGGTTGGCCAGTTGGTTCTTTTGATTCCTACGCGCAGGCGCAGGAGGCGGTAGACATGTTGTCAGACCGTAGCTTTGCCGTGGAAGAACTGACCATCGTTGGCGTTGATCTCATGCAAGTAGAGAAGGTGATCGGCCGGCTTACCTGGGGCAGAGTGCTGGCGAGCGGTGCCGCGTCCGGGGCTTGGTTAGGTCTCTTTTTCGGCATGATGTTGGGGCTCTTTGGCACCGATTGGCTTTCAGCCGTCACCACAGGCATTTTCATGGGCGTGATTTTTGGACTCGTGTTCGCCGCCGTGCCGTACGCCGCCAGTCGGGGAAAACGGGACTTTGCTAGCTCCACCCAAATCGTGGCTGGTCGCTACGACGTACTGTGCAGCCCGAATAAAGCACATGAAGCGCGCGACATTATTGCCGCGTACCTGACCCAGAAGCACTAA
- a CDS encoding multifunctional oxoglutarate decarboxylase/oxoglutarate dehydrogenase thiamine pyrophosphate-binding subunit/dihydrolipoyllysine-residue succinyltransferase subunit translates to MRRASAVSSASTFGQNQWLVDDMYQQFQKDPNSVDAEWRKLFETQGAPKSATAKATTPAQAAATTAPEIHKKANLTEPQQLEEVAQNADLNTRAQKEQERRSSEKAAKRKASPLDRAGELPEAGSTALKGVFKAIAKNMDESLEIPTATSVRDMPVKLMFENRAIINEHLQRTHGGKVSFTHIIGYAMVKAVMAHPVMNSYYEVADGKPTVNNPEHINLGLAIDLVQKDGSRALVVAAIKQCETLSFTEFVEKYEDIVARSRKGKLTMDDFSGVTISLTNPGGIGTRHSVPRLTKGQGAIIGVGSMDYPAEFAGASTDRLAQLGVGKLVTITSTYDHRIIQGAESGEFLRTMSQLFIDDAFWDEVFESLEIPYSPMRWAQDVPNTGIDKNTRVMQLIEAYRSRGHLIADTNPLKWQQPGMPVPDHGDLEIGTHGLTLWDLDRTFNVGGFGGKETMTLREVLSRLRAAYTLKVGSEYMHILDRDERTWLQDRLEAGMPKPTQAEQKYILQQLNAAEAFENFLQTKYVGQKRFSLEGAESLIPLMDSAIDTAAGQGLDEVVIGMPHRGRLNVLFNIVGKPLATIFTEFEGHIEAKAAGGSGDVKYHLGAEGTHLQMFGDGEIKVSLTANPSHLEAVNPVMEGIARAKQDILDKGENGFTVMPLLLHGDAAFAGLGIVPETINLAQLRGYTVGGTVHIVVNNQIGFTTTPDSGRSSHYATDFAKTFGCPVFHVNGDDPEAVVWVGRLATEYRRRFGKDVFIDLISYRRRGHNEADDPSMTQPIMYEQIDGRKTVREQYNNDLLGRGELSKEDAERVAQDFHDQMESVFNEVKEAEKKAFETQSGITSSQELPHGLETNITREELVEIGQAYANAPEDFSFHPRVAPVAKKRLEAVKEGGIDWGWGELIAFSSLANSGKLVRLAGEDSRRGTFTQRHAVVYDPESGDEFNGLNELAQSKGEGKFLVYNSALTEYAGMGFEYGYSVGNPDAVVAWEAQFGDFANGAQTIIDEYVSSGEAKWGQTSSVILLLPHGYEGQGPDHSSARIERYLQLCAEGTMTVAQPTTPANYFHLLRRHALGNLKRPLVVFTPKSMLRMKAATSSVEDFTKVTKFQSVINDPRFVDRDGNVTGDVDKVKKIMLVSGKLYYELAKRAQKDKRDDVAIVRIEMLHPIPFNRLKEAFDTYPNAEEIRFCQDEPANQGPWPFLNEHLRELIPNMLPMKRISRRAQASTATGLSKVHQLEQQQLLDEAFAD, encoded by the coding sequence ATGAGGCGAGCATCTGCCGTGAGCAGCGCTAGTACGTTCGGCCAGAACCAATGGTTGGTAGACGACATGTACCAGCAGTTCCAAAAGGATCCCAACTCCGTCGATGCGGAGTGGCGCAAGCTTTTTGAAACTCAAGGTGCCCCCAAGTCCGCCACCGCCAAGGCCACCACCCCGGCCCAGGCCGCCGCGACCACAGCCCCTGAGATCCACAAAAAGGCCAACCTCACCGAGCCACAGCAGTTGGAAGAGGTCGCACAAAACGCAGATCTCAATACCCGCGCTCAAAAAGAGCAGGAGCGTCGCTCCTCCGAGAAGGCTGCCAAGCGCAAGGCTTCTCCACTGGATCGCGCAGGCGAACTCCCCGAGGCTGGTTCCACCGCACTCAAGGGCGTGTTCAAGGCCATTGCCAAGAACATGGACGAATCCCTCGAGATTCCTACCGCGACCTCCGTACGCGACATGCCGGTGAAGTTGATGTTCGAAAATCGTGCGATCATCAACGAACACCTGCAGCGCACCCACGGTGGCAAAGTCTCCTTCACCCACATCATCGGCTACGCCATGGTGAAGGCCGTCATGGCTCACCCCGTGATGAACTCCTACTACGAGGTTGCGGACGGCAAGCCCACCGTCAACAACCCCGAGCACATCAACCTCGGCCTCGCCATCGACCTCGTTCAAAAGGACGGCTCGCGCGCCCTGGTTGTCGCTGCGATTAAACAGTGCGAGACCCTGTCGTTTACAGAGTTCGTCGAAAAGTATGAAGATATCGTGGCGCGCTCCCGCAAGGGCAAGCTCACCATGGACGACTTCTCCGGTGTGACCATCTCGCTCACCAACCCCGGCGGCATCGGTACCCGCCACTCCGTGCCACGCCTGACCAAGGGGCAGGGCGCAATCATCGGTGTGGGCTCGATGGACTACCCCGCCGAATTCGCCGGTGCTTCCACCGACCGCCTGGCACAACTGGGCGTTGGCAAGCTGGTAACCATCACCTCCACCTACGACCACCGCATTATCCAGGGCGCCGAATCTGGAGAGTTCCTGCGCACGATGAGCCAACTGTTCATCGATGACGCTTTCTGGGATGAAGTCTTTGAATCCCTCGAGATTCCCTACTCCCCCATGCGCTGGGCTCAGGACGTGCCCAACACCGGCATCGATAAGAACACCCGTGTCATGCAGCTCATCGAGGCCTACCGTTCTCGTGGCCACCTGATTGCGGACACCAACCCACTGAAGTGGCAGCAGCCTGGCATGCCGGTGCCGGATCACGGCGACCTCGAAATCGGCACACACGGCCTAACCTTGTGGGATCTGGACCGTACCTTCAACGTCGGCGGGTTCGGCGGCAAGGAAACCATGACGCTGCGCGAGGTGCTTTCTCGCCTGCGTGCCGCCTACACCCTCAAGGTGGGCTCCGAGTACATGCACATCCTCGACCGCGACGAGCGCACCTGGCTGCAGGATCGCCTCGAAGCCGGCATGCCGAAGCCCACCCAGGCTGAGCAAAAGTACATTCTGCAACAGCTCAATGCCGCCGAAGCCTTCGAAAACTTCCTGCAAACCAAGTACGTGGGCCAGAAGCGCTTCTCGCTTGAAGGTGCCGAGTCGCTGATCCCGCTGATGGATTCAGCCATCGACACTGCCGCAGGCCAAGGCCTGGACGAAGTGGTCATCGGCATGCCTCACCGTGGACGACTCAACGTACTGTTCAACATCGTTGGGAAGCCTTTGGCCACCATCTTCACCGAGTTCGAAGGCCACATTGAGGCCAAGGCCGCCGGTGGCTCCGGTGACGTGAAATACCACCTCGGCGCAGAAGGCACTCACCTGCAGATGTTCGGCGACGGTGAGATCAAGGTATCGCTCACCGCGAACCCTTCACACCTCGAAGCCGTGAACCCTGTGATGGAAGGCATCGCCCGCGCTAAGCAGGATATTTTGGACAAGGGCGAAAACGGCTTCACCGTCATGCCACTGCTGCTGCACGGCGATGCTGCCTTCGCTGGACTTGGCATCGTGCCGGAGACCATCAACTTGGCACAGCTTCGCGGCTACACCGTTGGTGGCACCGTCCACATCGTGGTGAACAACCAGATCGGCTTCACCACCACCCCCGACTCCGGTCGCTCGAGCCACTACGCCACTGACTTTGCCAAGACCTTCGGTTGCCCAGTCTTCCACGTCAATGGCGACGATCCGGAGGCCGTGGTGTGGGTTGGCCGTTTGGCCACTGAATACCGTCGCCGCTTCGGCAAGGACGTGTTCATCGACCTGATCTCCTATCGTCGTCGTGGCCACAACGAGGCCGACGATCCCTCGATGACGCAGCCGATCATGTACGAGCAGATCGACGGCCGCAAGACCGTCCGTGAGCAGTACAACAACGATCTCCTCGGCCGTGGTGAGCTGAGCAAGGAAGATGCTGAGCGCGTGGCACAGGACTTCCACGATCAGATGGAGTCCGTGTTCAACGAGGTCAAGGAAGCAGAAAAGAAGGCCTTCGAGACGCAATCCGGGATCACCTCCTCCCAGGAGCTGCCACACGGTCTGGAAACCAACATCACCCGCGAAGAGCTGGTGGAAATCGGCCAGGCGTACGCGAATGCGCCCGAGGACTTCAGCTTCCACCCGCGCGTGGCTCCTGTAGCCAAGAAGCGCCTTGAAGCCGTTAAGGAAGGTGGCATCGACTGGGGTTGGGGCGAACTCATCGCCTTCTCATCCCTGGCTAACTCCGGCAAGCTCGTGCGTTTGGCTGGTGAGGATTCCCGCCGAGGCACCTTCACCCAGCGCCACGCTGTTGTCTACGATCCCGAGTCCGGCGATGAGTTTAACGGCCTCAACGAGCTGGCTCAGTCCAAGGGCGAAGGCAAATTCCTCGTCTACAACTCCGCACTCACAGAGTACGCGGGTATGGGCTTCGAGTACGGCTACTCCGTGGGCAACCCAGATGCCGTGGTTGCGTGGGAGGCTCAGTTCGGTGACTTCGCCAACGGCGCGCAGACCATCATCGACGAATACGTCTCCTCCGGCGAGGCCAAGTGGGGTCAGACGTCCTCCGTGATCTTGCTGCTGCCCCACGGCTACGAAGGACAGGGCCCGGACCACTCCTCCGCACGTATCGAGCGCTACCTGCAACTGTGCGCCGAGGGCACAATGACCGTGGCTCAGCCAACCACCCCGGCAAACTACTTCCACCTGCTGCGCCGTCACGCGCTGGGCAACCTGAAGCGCCCGCTGGTGGTGTTTACGCCGAAGTCCATGTTGCGCATGAAGGCCGCTACATCTTCGGTTGAGGACTTCACCAAGGTGACGAAGTTCCAGTCCGTGATCAACGATCCTCGCTTCGTGGATCGCGATGGCAATGTCACCGGCGACGTGGACAAGGTGAAGAAGATTATGCTCGTGTCCGGCAAGCTCTACTATGAGCTGGCCAAGCGCGCGCAGAAGGATAAGCGCGACGATGTCGCCATCGTGCGCATCGAAATGCTCCACCCGATCCCCTTCAACCGCCTGAAGGAAGCATTCGACACCTACCCGAATGCCGAGGAGATCCGCTTCTGCCAGGACGAACCCGCCAACCAGGGTCCGTGGCCGTTCCTCAACGAGCACCTGCGTGAGCTGATCCCGAACATGCTGCCCATGAAGCGCATCTCGCGCCGCGCCCAGGCCTCTACGGCCACCGGCTTGTCGAAGGTGCACCAGCTTGAACAGCAGCAGCTTCTCGACGAAGCATTCGCCGACTAA